The following are encoded together in the Meriones unguiculatus strain TT.TT164.6M chromosome 16, Bangor_MerUng_6.1, whole genome shotgun sequence genome:
- the LOC110556093 gene encoding keratin-associated protein 10-2-like isoform X1: MAASTMSVCSDARTNSSWQVDDCPESCCEPTCCQSSCCAPSCCQPSCCQSSCCVPSCCQSSCCVPSCCAPAPCLTLVCTPVCSPCCQSGCSSCCTPSCCQQSSCQPACCTCSPCQQSCCVTLCCKPVCCTPICCGSSSCCQQSSCQPSCCQSSCCQPSCCVPVCCKPVCCTPICSGSSSCCQQSSCQSSCCQPSCCVPVCCKPVCCTPICSGSSSCCQPSCCAPSCCEPCCCQSSCCAPSCCQSSCCAPAPCLTLLCTPVCSPCCQSVCCTPSCCQQSSCQPACCTCSPCQQSCCMTLCCKPVCCTPICCGSSSCCQQSSCQPSCCQPSCCVPVCCKPVCCTPICSGSSSCCQPSCCASVCCKPCSSMSLLCRPVCRPACCLPTSSCCASSCQPSCCRPASCVSLLCRPACSRQACCGLSSGHKSSC, encoded by the exons ATGGCCGCttccaccatgtctgtctgctctGACGCTCGCACCAACTCCTCCTGGCAGGTGGATGACTGCCCAGAAAGCTGCTGTGAGCCCACCTGCTGCCAGTCTAGCTGCTGTGCccccagctgctgccagcccagctgctgccagTCAAGCTGCTGTGTCCCTAGCTGTTGTCAGTCTAGCTGCTGTGTCCCCAGCTGCTGTGCCCCAGCCCCCTGCCTGACCCTTGTCTGCACCCCAGTGTGCAGTCCCTGTTGCCAGTctggctgcagcagctgctgcacacCCTCATGCTGCCAGCAGTCTAGCTGCCAGCCAGCTTGCTGCACCTGCTCCCCCTGCCAGCAGTCCTGCTGTGTGACTCTCTGCTGCAAGCCTGTCTGCTGCACACCCATCTGCTGTGGATCCTCCTCGTGCTGCCAGCAGTCTAGCTGCCAGCCCTCATGCTGCCAGTCCTCATGTTGCCAGCCATCCTGCTGTGTGCCTGTTTGCTGCAAGCCTGTCTGCTGCACACCCATCTGCTCTGGATCTTCCTCATGCTGCCAGCAGTCTAGCTGCCAGTCCTCATGCTGCCAGCCATCCTGCTGTGTGCCTGTCTGCTGCAAGCCTGTCTGCTGCACACCCATCtgctctggctcctcctcctgctgccagcCATCCTGCTGTGCTCCT AGCTGCTGTGAGCCCTGCTGCTGCCAGTCTAGCTGCTGTGCCCCCAGCTGCTGCCAGTCTAGCTGCTGTGCCCCAGCCCCCTGCCTGACCCTCCTCTGCACCCCAGTGTGCAGTCCCTGCTGCCAGTCTGTCTGCTGCACACCCTCATGCTGCCAGCAGTCTAGCTGCCAGCCAGCTTGCTGCACCTGCTCCCCCTGCCAGCAGTCCTGCTGTATGACTCTTTGCTGCAAGCCCGTCTGCTGCACACCCATCTGCTGTGGCTCCTCCTCATGCTGCCAGCAGTCTAGCTGCCAGCCCTCATGCTGCCAGCCATCCTGCTGTGTGCCTGTTTGCTGCAAGCCTGTCTGCTGCACACCCATCtgctctggctcctcctcctgctgccagcCATCCTGCTGTGCTTCTGTCTGCTGCAAGCCCTGCTCCAGCATGTCCCTGCTCTGCCGCCCCGTGTGCAGACCCGCCTGCTGCCTGCCCACCTCCTCCTGCTGTGCCTCCTcctgccagcccagctgctgccgCCCAGCCTCCTGTGTGTCCCTGCTCTGCCGCCCTGCCTGCTCCCGCCAGgcctgctgtggcctctcctcGGGCCACAAGTCCAGCTGCTGA
- the LOC110556093 gene encoding keratin-associated protein 10-9-like isoform X2, with protein sequence MAASTMSVCSDARTNSSWQVDDCPESCCEPTCCHCCVPSCCAPAPCLTLVCTPVCSPCCQSGCSSCCTPSCCQQSSCQPACCTCSPCQQSCCVTLCCKPVCCTPICCGSSSCCQQSSCQPSCCQSSCCQPSCCVPVCCKPVCCTPICSGSSSCCQQSSCQSSCCQPSCCVPSSCQPSCCQPSCCVPVCCKPVCCTPICSGSSSCCQPSCCASVCCKPCSSMSLLCRPVCRPACCLPTSSCCASSCQPSCCRPASCVSLLCRPACSRQACCGLSSGHKSSC encoded by the exons ATGGCCGCttccaccatgtctgtctgctctGACGCTCGCACCAACTCCTCCTGGCAGGTGGATGACTGCCCAGAAAGCTGCTGTGAGCCCACCTGCTGCCA CTGCTGTGTCCCCAGCTGCTGTGCCCCAGCCCCCTGCCTGACCCTTGTCTGCACCCCAGTGTGCAGTCCCTGTTGCCAGTctggctgcagcagctgctgcacacCCTCATGCTGCCAGCAGTCTAGCTGCCAGCCAGCTTGCTGCACCTGCTCCCCCTGCCAGCAGTCCTGCTGTGTGACTCTCTGCTGCAAGCCTGTCTGCTGCACACCCATCTGCTGTGGATCCTCCTCGTGCTGCCAGCAGTCTAGCTGCCAGCCCTCATGCTGCCAGTCCTCATGTTGCCAGCCATCCTGCTGTGTGCCTGTTTGCTGCAAGCCTGTCTGCTGCACACCCATCTGCTCTGGATCTTCCTCATGCTGCCAGCAGTCTAGCTGCCAGTCCTCATGCTGCCAGCCATCCTGCTGTGTGCCT TCTAGCTGCCAGCCCTCATGCTGCCAGCCATCCTGCTGTGTGCCTGTTTGCTGCAAGCCTGTCTGCTGCACACCCATCtgctctggctcctcctcctgctgccagcCATCCTGCTGTGCTTCTGTCTGCTGCAAGCCCTGCTCCAGCATGTCCCTGCTCTGCCGCCCCGTGTGCAGACCCGCCTGCTGCCTGCCCACCTCCTCCTGCTGTGCCTCCTcctgccagcccagctgctgccgCCCAGCCTCCTGTGTGTCCCTGCTCTGCCGCCCTGCCTGCTCCCGCCAGgcctgctgtggcctctcctcGGGCCACAAGTCCAGCTGCTGA
- the LOC110556093 gene encoding keratin-associated protein 10-1-like isoform X4: MAASTMSVCSDARTNSSWQVDDCPESCCEPTCCHCCVPSCCAPAPCLTLVCTPVCSPCCQSGCSSCCTPSCCQQSSCQPACCTCSPCQQSCCVTLCCKPVCCTPICCGSSSCCQQSSCQPSCCQSSCCQPSCCVPVCCKPVCCTPICSGSSSCCQQSSCHCQPACCTCSPCQQSCCMTLCCKPVCCTPICCGSSSCCQQSSCQPSCCQPSCCPCSSMSLLCRPVCRPACCLPTSSCCASSCQPSCCRPASCVSLLCRPACSRQACCGLSSGHKSSC; this comes from the exons ATGGCCGCttccaccatgtctgtctgctctGACGCTCGCACCAACTCCTCCTGGCAGGTGGATGACTGCCCAGAAAGCTGCTGTGAGCCCACCTGCTGCCA CTGCTGTGTCCCCAGCTGCTGTGCCCCAGCCCCCTGCCTGACCCTTGTCTGCACCCCAGTGTGCAGTCCCTGTTGCCAGTctggctgcagcagctgctgcacacCCTCATGCTGCCAGCAGTCTAGCTGCCAGCCAGCTTGCTGCACCTGCTCCCCCTGCCAGCAGTCCTGCTGTGTGACTCTCTGCTGCAAGCCTGTCTGCTGCACACCCATCTGCTGTGGATCCTCCTCGTGCTGCCAGCAGTCTAGCTGCCAGCCCTCATGCTGCCAGTCCTCATGTTGCCAGCCATCCTGCTGTGTGCCTGTTTGCTGCAAGCCTGTCTGCTGCACACCCATCTGCTCTGGATCTTCCTCATGCTGCCAGCAGTCTAGCTGCCA CTGCCAGCCAGCTTGCTGCACCTGCTCCCCCTGCCAGCAGTCCTGCTGTATGACTCTTTGCTGCAAGCCCGTCTGCTGCACACCCATCTGCTGTGGCTCCTCCTCATGCTGCCAGCAGTCTAGCTGCCAGCCCTCATGCTGCCAGCCATCCTGCTGT CCCTGCTCCAGCATGTCCCTGCTCTGCCGCCCCGTGTGCAGACCCGCCTGCTGCCTGCCCACCTCCTCCTGCTGTGCCTCCTcctgccagcccagctgctgccgCCCAGCCTCCTGTGTGTCCCTGCTCTGCCGCCCTGCCTGCTCCCGCCAGgcctgctgtggcctctcctcGGGCCACAAGTCCAGCTGCTGA
- the LOC110556093 gene encoding keratin-associated protein 10-9-like isoform X9, which yields MAASTMSVCSDARTNSSWQVDDCPESCCEPTCCHCCQSSCCVPSCCAPAPCLTLVCTPVCSPCCQSGCSSCCTPSCCQQSSCQPACCTCSPCQQSCCVTLCCKPPSCCVPVCCKPVCCTPICSGSSSPSCCQQSSCQPACCTCSPCQQSCCMTLCCKPVCCTPICCGSSSCCQQSSCQPSCCQPSCCPCSSMSLLCRPVCRPACCLPTSSCCASSCQPSCCRPASCVSLLCRPACSRQACCGLSSGHKSSC from the exons ATGGCCGCttccaccatgtctgtctgctctGACGCTCGCACCAACTCCTCCTGGCAGGTGGATGACTGCCCAGAAAGCTGCTGTGAGCCCACCTGCTGCCA CTGTTGTCAGTCTAGCTGCTGTGTCCCCAGCTGCTGTGCCCCAGCCCCCTGCCTGACCCTTGTCTGCACCCCAGTGTGCAGTCCCTGTTGCCAGTctggctgcagcagctgctgcacacCCTCATGCTGCCAGCAGTCTAGCTGCCAGCCAGCTTGCTGCACCTGCTCCCCCTGCCAGCAGTCCTGCTGTGTGACTCTCTGCTGCAAGCCT CCATCCTGCTGTGTGCCTGTTTGCTGCAAGCCTGTCTGCTGCACACCCATCTGCTCTGGATCTTCCTC ACCCTCATGCTGCCAGCAGTCTAGCTGCCAGCCAGCTTGCTGCACCTGCTCCCCCTGCCAGCAGTCCTGCTGTATGACTCTTTGCTGCAAGCCCGTCTGCTGCACACCCATCTGCTGTGGCTCCTCCTCATGCTGCCAGCAGTCTAGCTGCCAGCCCTCATGCTGCCAGCCATCCTGCTGT CCCTGCTCCAGCATGTCCCTGCTCTGCCGCCCCGTGTGCAGACCCGCCTGCTGCCTGCCCACCTCCTCCTGCTGTGCCTCCTcctgccagcccagctgctgccgCCCAGCCTCCTGTGTGTCCCTGCTCTGCCGCCCTGCCTGCTCCCGCCAGgcctgctgtggcctctcctcGGGCCACAAGTCCAGCTGCTGA
- the LOC110556093 gene encoding keratin-associated protein 10-9-like isoform X5 — MAASTMSVCSDARTNSSWQVDDCPESCCEPTCCQSSCCAPTPCLTLVCTPVCSPCCQSGCSSCCTPSCCQQSSCQPACCTCSPCQQSCCVTLCCKPVCCTPICCGSSSCCQQSSCQPSCCQSSCCQPSCCVPVCCKPVCCTPICSGSSSSCCQQSSCQPACCTCSPCQQSCCMTLCCKPVCCTPICCGSSSCCQQSSCQPSCCQPSCCPCSSMSLLCRPVCRPACCLPTSSCCASSCQPSCCRPASCVSLLCRPACSRQACCGLSSGHKSSC; from the exons ATGGCCGCttccaccatgtctgtctgctctGACGCTCGCACCAACTCCTCCTGGCAGGTGGATGACTGCCCAGAAAGCTGCTGTGAGCCCACCTGCTGCCAGTCTAGCTGCTGTGCcccca CCCCCTGCCTGACCCTTGTCTGCACCCCAGTGTGCAGTCCCTGTTGCCAGTctggctgcagcagctgctgcacacCCTCATGCTGCCAGCAGTCTAGCTGCCAGCCAGCTTGCTGCACCTGCTCCCCCTGCCAGCAGTCCTGCTGTGTGACTCTCTGCTGCAAGCCTGTCTGCTGCACACCCATCTGCTGTGGATCCTCCTCGTGCTGCCAGCAGTCTAGCTGCCAGCCCTCATGCTGCCAGTCCTCATGTTGCCAGCCATCCTGCTGTGTGCCTGTTTGCTGCAAGCCTGTCTGCTGCACACCCATCTGCTCTGGATCTTCCT CCTCATGCTGCCAGCAGTCTAGCTGCCAGCCAGCTTGCTGCACCTGCTCCCCCTGCCAGCAGTCCTGCTGTATGACTCTTTGCTGCAAGCCCGTCTGCTGCACACCCATCTGCTGTGGCTCCTCCTCATGCTGCCAGCAGTCTAGCTGCCAGCCCTCATGCTGCCAGCCATCCTGCTGT CCCTGCTCCAGCATGTCCCTGCTCTGCCGCCCCGTGTGCAGACCCGCCTGCTGCCTGCCCACCTCCTCCTGCTGTGCCTCCTcctgccagcccagctgctgccgCCCAGCCTCCTGTGTGTCCCTGCTCTGCCGCCCTGCCTGCTCCCGCCAGgcctgctgtggcctctcctcGGGCCACAAGTCCAGCTGCTGA
- the LOC110556093 gene encoding keratin-associated protein 10-8-like isoform X10: MAASTMSVCSDARTNSSWQVDDCPESCCEPTCCHCCVPSCCQSSCCVPSCCAPAPCLTLVCTPVCSPCCQSGCSSCCTPSCCQQSSCQPACCTCSPCQQSCCVTLCCKPPVCCTPICSGSSSCCQQSSCQSSCCQPSCCVPVCCKPVCCTPICSGSSSCCQPSCCAPVCCKPCSSMSLLCRPVCRPACCLPTSSCCASSCQPSCCRPASCVSLLCRPACSRQACCGLSSGQKSSC; this comes from the exons ATGGCCGCttccaccatgtctgtctgctctGACGCTCGCACCAACTCCTCCTGGCAGGTGGATGACTGCCCAGAAAGCTGCTGTGAGCCCACCTGCTGCCA CTGCTGTGTCCCTAGCTGTTGTCAGTCTAGCTGCTGTGTCCCCAGCTGCTGTGCCCCAGCCCCCTGCCTGACCCTTGTCTGCACCCCAGTGTGCAGTCCCTGTTGCCAGTctggctgcagcagctgctgcacacCCTCATGCTGCCAGCAGTCTAGCTGCCAGCCAGCTTGCTGCACCTGCTCCCCCTGCCAGCAGTCCTGCTGTGTGACTCTCTGCTGCAAGCCT CCTGTCTGCTGCACACCCATCTGCTCTGGATCTTCCTCATGCTGCCAGCAGTCTAGCTGCCAGTCCTCATGCTGCCAGCCATCCTGCTGTGTGCCTGTCTGCTGCAAGCCTGTCTGCTGCACACCCATCtgctctggctcctcctcctgctgccagcCATCCTGCTGTGCTCCTGTCTGCTGCAAGCCCTGCTCCAGCATGTCCCTGCTCTGCCGCCCCGTGTGCAGACCCGCCTGCTGCCTGCCCACCTCCTCCTGCTGTGCCTCCTcctgccagcccagctgctgccgCCCAGCCTCCTGTGTGTCCCTGCTCTGCCGCCCTGCCTGCTCCCGCCAGgcctgctgtggcctctcctcGGGCCAGAAATCCAGCTGCTGA
- the LOC110556093 gene encoding keratin-associated protein 10-9-like isoform X3: protein MAASTMSVCSDARTNSSWQVDDCPESCCEPTCCQSSCCAPSCCQPSCCQSSCCVPSCLCSPCCQSGCSSCCTPSCCQQSSCQPACCTCSPCQQSCCVTLCCKPVCCTPICCGSSSCCQQSSCQPSCCQSSCCQPSCCVPVCCKPVCCTPICSGSSSCCQQSSCQSSCCQPSCCVPVCCKPVCCTPICSGSSSCCQPSCCAPVCCKPCSSMSLLCRPVCRPACCLPTSSCCASSCQPSCCRPASCVSLLCRPACSRQACCGLSSGQKSSC from the exons ATGGCCGCttccaccatgtctgtctgctctGACGCTCGCACCAACTCCTCCTGGCAGGTGGATGACTGCCCAGAAAGCTGCTGTGAGCCCACCTGCTGCCAGTCTAGCTGCTGTGCccccagctgctgccagcccagctgctgccagTCAAGCTGCTGTGTCCCTAGCTGTT TGTGCAGTCCCTGTTGCCAGTctggctgcagcagctgctgcacacCCTCATGCTGCCAGCAGTCTAGCTGCCAGCCAGCTTGCTGCACCTGCTCCCCCTGCCAGCAGTCCTGCTGTGTGACTCTCTGCTGCAAGCCTGTCTGCTGCACACCCATCTGCTGTGGATCCTCCTCGTGCTGCCAGCAGTCTAGCTGCCAGCCCTCATGCTGCCAGTCCTCATGTTGCCAGCCATCCTGCTGTGTGCCTGTTTGCTGCAAGCCTGTCTGCTGCACACCCATCTGCTCTGGATCTTCCTCATGCTGCCAGCAGTCTAGCTGCCAGTCCTCATGCTGCCAGCCATCCTGCTGTGTGCCTGTCTGCTGCAAGCCTGTCTGCTGCACACCCATCtgctctggctcctcctcctgctgccagcCATCCTGCTGTGCTCCTGTCTGCTGCAAGCCCTGCTCCAGCATGTCCCTGCTCTGCCGCCCCGTGTGCAGACCCGCCTGCTGCCTGCCCACCTCCTCCTGCTGTGCCTCCTcctgccagcccagctgctgccgCCCAGCCTCCTGTGTGTCCCTGCTCTGCCGCCCTGCCTGCTCCCGCCAGgcctgctgtggcctctcctcGGGCCAGAAATCCAGCTGCTGA
- the LOC110556093 gene encoding keratin-associated protein 10-3-like isoform X12, with product MAASTMSVCSDARTNSSWQVDDCPESCCEPTCCQSSCCAPTPCLTLVCTPVCSPCCQSGCSSCCTPSCCQQSSCQPACCTCSPCQQSCCVTLCCKPVCCTPICCVPVCCKPVCCTPICSGSSSCCQPSCCAPVCCKPCSSMSLLCRPVCRPACCLPTSSCCASSCQPSCCRPASCVSLLCRPACSRQACCGLSSGQKSSC from the exons ATGGCCGCttccaccatgtctgtctgctctGACGCTCGCACCAACTCCTCCTGGCAGGTGGATGACTGCCCAGAAAGCTGCTGTGAGCCCACCTGCTGCCAGTCTAGCTGCTGTGCcccca CCCCCTGCCTGACCCTTGTCTGCACCCCAGTGTGCAGTCCCTGTTGCCAGTctggctgcagcagctgctgcacacCCTCATGCTGCCAGCAGTCTAGCTGCCAGCCAGCTTGCTGCACCTGCTCCCCCTGCCAGCAGTCCTGCTGTGTGACTCTCTGCTGCAAGCCTGTCTGCTGCACACCCAT CTGCTGTGTGCCTGTCTGCTGCAAGCCTGTCTGCTGCACACCCATCtgctctggctcctcctcctgctgccagcCATCCTGCTGTGCTCCTGTCTGCTGCAAGCCCTGCTCCAGCATGTCCCTGCTCTGCCGCCCCGTGTGCAGACCCGCCTGCTGCCTGCCCACCTCCTCCTGCTGTGCCTCCTcctgccagcccagctgctgccgCCCAGCCTCCTGTGTGTCCCTGCTCTGCCGCCCTGCCTGCTCCCGCCAGgcctgctgtggcctctcctcGGGCCAGAAATCCAGCTGCTGA
- the LOC110556093 gene encoding keratin-associated protein 10-2-like isoform X7 — translation MAASTMSVCSDARTNSSWQVDDCPESCCEPTCCHCCVPSCCAPAPCLTLVCTPVCSPCCQSGCSSCCTPSCCQQSSCQPACCTCSPCQQSCCVTLCCKPVCCTPICCGSSSCCQQSSCQPSCCQSSCCQPSCCVPVCCKPVCCTPICSGSSSCCQQSSCQSSCCQPSCCVPVCCKPVCCTPICSGSSSCCQPSCCAPVCCKPCSSICCRPASCVSLLCRPACSRQACCGLSSGQKSSC, via the exons ATGGCCGCttccaccatgtctgtctgctctGACGCTCGCACCAACTCCTCCTGGCAGGTGGATGACTGCCCAGAAAGCTGCTGTGAGCCCACCTGCTGCCA CTGCTGTGTCCCCAGCTGCTGTGCCCCAGCCCCCTGCCTGACCCTTGTCTGCACCCCAGTGTGCAGTCCCTGTTGCCAGTctggctgcagcagctgctgcacacCCTCATGCTGCCAGCAGTCTAGCTGCCAGCCAGCTTGCTGCACCTGCTCCCCCTGCCAGCAGTCCTGCTGTGTGACTCTCTGCTGCAAGCCTGTCTGCTGCACACCCATCTGCTGTGGATCCTCCTCGTGCTGCCAGCAGTCTAGCTGCCAGCCCTCATGCTGCCAGTCCTCATGTTGCCAGCCATCCTGCTGTGTGCCTGTTTGCTGCAAGCCTGTCTGCTGCACACCCATCTGCTCTGGATCTTCCTCATGCTGCCAGCAGTCTAGCTGCCAGTCCTCATGCTGCCAGCCATCCTGCTGTGTGCCTGTCTGCTGCAAGCCTGTCTGCTGCACACCCATCtgctctggctcctcctcctgctgccagcCATCCTGCTGTGCTCCTGTCTGCTGCAAGCCCTGCTCCAGCAT ctgctgccgCCCAGCCTCCTGTGTGTCCCTGCTCTGCCGCCCTGCCTGCTCCCGCCAGgcctgctgtggcctctcctcGGGCCAGAAATCCAGCTGCTGA
- the LOC110556093 gene encoding keratin-associated protein 10-7-like isoform X6: MAASTMSVCSDARTNSSWQVDDCPESCCEPTCCQSSCCAPSCCQPSCCQSSCCVPSCCQSSCCVPSCCAPAPCLTLVCTPVCSPCCQSGCSSCCTPSCCQQSSCQPACCTCSPCQQSCCVTLCCKPPVCCTPICSGSSSCCQQSSCQSSCCQPSCCVPVCCKPVCCTPICSGSSSCCQPSCCAPVCCKPCSSMSLLCRPVCRPACCLPTSSCCASSCQPSCCRPASCVSLLCRPACSRQACCGLSSGQKSSC, translated from the exons ATGGCCGCttccaccatgtctgtctgctctGACGCTCGCACCAACTCCTCCTGGCAGGTGGATGACTGCCCAGAAAGCTGCTGTGAGCCCACCTGCTGCCAGTCTAGCTGCTGTGCccccagctgctgccagcccagctgctgccagTCAAGCTGCTGTGTCCCTAGCTGTTGTCAGTCTAGCTGCTGTGTCCCCAGCTGCTGTGCCCCAGCCCCCTGCCTGACCCTTGTCTGCACCCCAGTGTGCAGTCCCTGTTGCCAGTctggctgcagcagctgctgcacacCCTCATGCTGCCAGCAGTCTAGCTGCCAGCCAGCTTGCTGCACCTGCTCCCCCTGCCAGCAGTCCTGCTGTGTGACTCTCTGCTGCAAGCCT CCTGTCTGCTGCACACCCATCTGCTCTGGATCTTCCTCATGCTGCCAGCAGTCTAGCTGCCAGTCCTCATGCTGCCAGCCATCCTGCTGTGTGCCTGTCTGCTGCAAGCCTGTCTGCTGCACACCCATCtgctctggctcctcctcctgctgccagcCATCCTGCTGTGCTCCTGTCTGCTGCAAGCCCTGCTCCAGCATGTCCCTGCTCTGCCGCCCCGTGTGCAGACCCGCCTGCTGCCTGCCCACCTCCTCCTGCTGTGCCTCCTcctgccagcccagctgctgccgCCCAGCCTCCTGTGTGTCCCTGCTCTGCCGCCCTGCCTGCTCCCGCCAGgcctgctgtggcctctcctcGGGCCAGAAATCCAGCTGCTGA
- the LOC110556093 gene encoding keratin-associated protein 10-9-like isoform X11: MAASTMSVCSDARTNSSWQVDDCPESCCEPTCCHCCAPAPCLTLVCTPVCSPCCQSGCSSCCTPSCCQQSSCQPACCTCSPCQQSCCVTLCCKPVCCTPICCGSSSCCQQSSCQPSCCQSSCCQPSCCVPVCCKPVCCTPICSGSSSCCQQSSCQSSCCQPSCCPCSSMSLLCRPVCRPACCLPTSSCCASSCQPSCCRPASCVSLLCRPACSRQACCGLSSGQKSSC; encoded by the exons ATGGCCGCttccaccatgtctgtctgctctGACGCTCGCACCAACTCCTCCTGGCAGGTGGATGACTGCCCAGAAAGCTGCTGTGAGCCCACCTGCTGCCA CTGCTGTGCCCCAGCCCCCTGCCTGACCCTTGTCTGCACCCCAGTGTGCAGTCCCTGTTGCCAGTctggctgcagcagctgctgcacacCCTCATGCTGCCAGCAGTCTAGCTGCCAGCCAGCTTGCTGCACCTGCTCCCCCTGCCAGCAGTCCTGCTGTGTGACTCTCTGCTGCAAGCCTGTCTGCTGCACACCCATCTGCTGTGGATCCTCCTCGTGCTGCCAGCAGTCTAGCTGCCAGCCCTCATGCTGCCAGTCCTCATGTTGCCAGCCATCCTGCTGTGTGCCTGTTTGCTGCAAGCCTGTCTGCTGCACACCCATCTGCTCTGGATCTTCCTCATGCTGCCAGCAGTCTAGCTGCCAGTCCTCATGCTGCCAGCCATCCTGCTGT CCCTGCTCCAGCATGTCCCTGCTCTGCCGCCCCGTGTGCAGACCCGCCTGCTGCCTGCCCACCTCCTCCTGCTGTGCCTCCTcctgccagcccagctgctgccgCCCAGCCTCCTGTGTGTCCCTGCTCTGCCGCCCTGCCTGCTCCCGCCAGgcctgctgtggcctctcctcGGGCCAGAAATCCAGCTGCTGA
- the LOC110556093 gene encoding keratin-associated protein 10-8-like isoform X8, whose product MAASTMSVCSDARTNSSWQVDDCPESCCEPTCCHCCQSSCCVPSCCAPAPCLTLVCTPVCSPCCQSGCSSCCTPSCCQQSSCQPACCTCSPCQQSCCVTLCCKPVCCTPICCGSSSCCQQSSCQPSCCQSSCCQPSCCVPVCCKPVCCTPICSGSSSCCQQSSCQSSCCQPSCCPCSSMSLLCRPVCRPACCLPTSSCCASSCQPSCCRPASCVSLLCRPACSRQACCGLSSGQKSSC is encoded by the exons ATGGCCGCttccaccatgtctgtctgctctGACGCTCGCACCAACTCCTCCTGGCAGGTGGATGACTGCCCAGAAAGCTGCTGTGAGCCCACCTGCTGCCA CTGTTGTCAGTCTAGCTGCTGTGTCCCCAGCTGCTGTGCCCCAGCCCCCTGCCTGACCCTTGTCTGCACCCCAGTGTGCAGTCCCTGTTGCCAGTctggctgcagcagctgctgcacacCCTCATGCTGCCAGCAGTCTAGCTGCCAGCCAGCTTGCTGCACCTGCTCCCCCTGCCAGCAGTCCTGCTGTGTGACTCTCTGCTGCAAGCCTGTCTGCTGCACACCCATCTGCTGTGGATCCTCCTCGTGCTGCCAGCAGTCTAGCTGCCAGCCCTCATGCTGCCAGTCCTCATGTTGCCAGCCATCCTGCTGTGTGCCTGTTTGCTGCAAGCCTGTCTGCTGCACACCCATCTGCTCTGGATCTTCCTCATGCTGCCAGCAGTCTAGCTGCCAGTCCTCATGCTGCCAGCCATCCTGCTGT CCCTGCTCCAGCATGTCCCTGCTCTGCCGCCCCGTGTGCAGACCCGCCTGCTGCCTGCCCACCTCCTCCTGCTGTGCCTCCTcctgccagcccagctgctgccgCCCAGCCTCCTGTGTGTCCCTGCTCTGCCGCCCTGCCTGCTCCCGCCAGgcctgctgtggcctctcctcGGGCCAGAAATCCAGCTGCTGA